The Phenylobacterium montanum genomic interval CCTTCTACATCGGCCTGCACTTCGGCAACGTCGAGGCGATGGACCGCGAGACTTTTGAGGCCAAGACCGGCCTGCGGCTGCTTGACCATGAGGGCAACCTCAGGAAGTCCGACGACATGCCGCCGATGAACACCTTCCTGAACAGGCTCCTGGCGCTGCGGATCGCCGACCAGAACAGCCTGTTCGCCGCCTTTGACGCGATCCTCACCTCGATCCTCGAACGCGCCCAGGCGTCCGGTGCCCTGGATCGGGGCATGGAGGACATCGTGGCCGACGACGTGGTGATCTCGGACGAGGAGGTGATCCGCACCGACGCCGTCACCGGCGCGGAGACCCGGCTCACCCGCTTCCAGGTCCGCACGGTGCGCCAGCTGACCTCCACCGAGGACGCCCTGGCGGGCCTTGACCGGGACGCGGTGATCTTCGCCGTCAACAGCAAGTCCGGCCGCGCCGCCCTCGTGGTCCAGGGCCTGACCACGACCAACGATGACGACCGGCTGATCCCCGCCGTGCGCCTGATCCGTCCGGAGAAGCGCTCGATCGCCTCGCTGAAGGGGTTCGAGGAATCGGCGTGGGAGGACGCCGGCGAGGCGGCCTGGCGCGCAGCGTGGGACGCCGAGATCGCCCAGGCGGACCCGTGGGTGGCCCGCGACCTGGTGCTGGTGTCGGGGCTGCTCCTGCCGATCTGGTCCAGCCTCCCGGACAAGGCGACCTCGGTCCGCCGCCTGAAGGCGCCGGACGGCCGGCGCTGGCTGGGCCGGGTGCTCGATCCCGGCCAGGTGCCGCAGCTGAAGGTCGCGCTGGGGCTGACCGATACCGCCAGCGCCTTCGCCGACGGCGCCGCGACCGCCCCGCTCGTCCTCGAGGAGGGCGCCGCCCTCTCGCTGGCGGGCGGCCTGTGGCTGCGGCGGGCCAAGGTGATGGATCGCTACCGGATCGAGGTGGTCGGGGCGGCCACTCAGCGCTCGGCGTTCACGACGCTGGGCTGCTTCGTCGAGATCATCTCCTACACCCCGCGGGTGTTCGTGCCGGTCGACCAGCCCGAGGTGCTGACCGCGGTCCTGGCCAAGTGGCCGGTGCAGACAGTGCTGCAAGCGGCCGCGTAAACCGGGTCACGACCTGCCCTGAAACGAAGCGCCCCGCCCGGTCCGCCGGGCGGGGCTTTCTCGTCAGGCGGGGTCCGCGAGGGTGGGCTCGGGGCGGTCCAGCGCCGTCAAGGTTTGGCCGGGTGCGGTCACGACGACCTTTGAGAAGAAACGCTCGACGCCGTCCTTGTCTGTGTAGCGGTCGTGGCGGATCTCGCCCTGGACGAAGACCCTGGCCCCGGTCGGCAGGCCCTTGGTGGCCAGCCAGTTCACCGTCGCCGGTGTCCAGATCTCCACCTGGTGCCAGGTGGGGTAGTCCTTCCGCTCGCCCTTCGCCTTGCTGTAGCGGCTGGTGCAGACCCGCAGCGTGGCGACTTGTTTGCCCGAGGTCGTTGTGCGGATTTCCGGCTCGGCGCCCGTGTAGCCGATGAGTTGAGCTTGGTTCAGCATCGTCGTTCTCCATCTTCCGCCCAGAGGGGCCCGGGCGGCCCGCGGTCCCTGCCGCGATCACGCCACCGTCCAGGCTGGGGTCCAGCGACGGGGGGATGCCCGGCCGGGCTGGAGACCGGTCTGCAGCGCTCGCCGCGAAGACCGGAGGGTCCGGACCGGCCGCCTCGCTGGCGAGGTCGGCTTCCGCCCTGAGCGGCCCGGCCTAGGGTTGCGGGATTGATCGCGGGGGACCCGTCCGCCGCCCGCCCCCTTCACGGAAGACCTGACGACGCTGCGCCAAGGCCGCGCCCTCGGCGTGGGCGCCGGCTTTCAGACGCCCATGAAAACCTGGCCGCCCCGCCACGGTGCGAGCCGGCCGCCACATCGAAAGGGAGAGGAAGGGGGGCGCCGGGCGAGCCGGCCGGGGAATGGTCCTGGGCCGGCGCTGGACCTGGCCATGCTGTGCCCCTTCCCGCCGACCGTCGGTTCCTCTTCGCCCTGGGGACCTATCCAACACCTGACCCCCTTGGGCCCGGACGCCGTCGCCGTCTCGACCGCGTCGCATGGCGGCATCCGCGTCTCGCTGACCGCGCTGGCCCGGATCCCCGAGCCGCTCCACGCGACCGCCTACAGCGGCGCCGGCTGGTTCGAGGAGGATTGCGACTGGGCGATCCCCTACCTGGCCCTCGGTCTCGACGCCTTCGAGCCCGACGCGGCGCGCGCCGCCGAGGTGTGGGCCGCCGCCGTCCACACGGTCCGGCGCTACCATCCACAGCACGCGGCGGCGCTCGGTGCGGACGGCGACGCGGAAGGACGTCCCCATGGCTGAGCAGCGAGATCTGTTCGCGCCCGGCGTGGCGGAGGGCGCGCCGATCGGCGTCTTTTCGGGGGGCGACGGGCGCGAGGACCTACAGGTGCGGTTCGCGGCCTTTGGCTTCGCCAGCCTGGACGAGGGCGACACCCTGGCGCTGGTCCTTGAGGGGTGCCTACCGCCGGGCGCGGACACCGTGGCCGCCGCGGACGCGCTGATGGCGCGGTTCGGCGGCATCGGCCGGGTGCTCGGGGCCACCGAGGGCGATCTGGCTCGCGTGATCGGCGGCAAAGCGGCTCGCCAGTTGGCGCTGCTCCACGCGCTCCTTCTCCGGGCCTTGGAATACCCCCTGTGCCGGCGCCCGGTGCTGACCTCGAGCGAGGCGGTCCGGACCTACCTGCGCGCGCGGCTCGCCGCCTTGCCCCGCGAGGTCTTCCACGTCCTGTTCCTCGACAAGAAGAACCAGCTGATCGCCGACGAGCGGATGGCGGAGGGCACCGTCGACCACGCGCCGGTCTATCCGCGCGAGGTCGTGCGCCGGGCGCTGGAGCTGTCGGCCAGCGCGGTCGTGCTCGCCCACAACCACCCCTCCGGCGACCCCGCGCCGTCGCGCGCCGACATCGACATGACCCAGCAGGTGGTGGCGGCCGCGCGGGCCCTGCAGATCGCCGTCCACGACCATTTGGTGGTGGCGGGCGACCAGGTAGCGAGCTTGCGGGCCTTGGGCCTGATGTAGGCAACCTGCCCTAGCCATGCTGTTCGCCAACGCAGACCGCGCGCGTGTGGCTCGGGGCCATCATCGGGTGGTCCTTTGGCAGGACTAGTCAGCCGGTCGAGACCCGTCGCGCGCGAGCCGTTCAGCCCTGAGCCGGGCGAACTCGGCTTTTGCGACCGCGATTTTTTGAGCGAATTCTCCGG includes:
- a CDS encoding single-stranded DNA-binding protein, with translation MLNQAQLIGYTGAEPEIRTTTSGKQVATLRVCTSRYSKAKGERKDYPTWHQVEIWTPATVNWLATKGLPTGARVFVQGEIRHDRYTDKDGVERFFSKVVVTAPGQTLTALDRPEPTLADPA
- a CDS encoding DUF7007 domain-containing protein; translation: MLCPFPPTVGSSSPWGPIQHLTPLGPDAVAVSTASHGGIRVSLTALARIPEPLHATAYSGAGWFEEDCDWAIPYLALGLDAFEPDAARAAEVWAAAVHTVRRYHPQHAAALGADGDAEGRPHG
- the radC gene encoding RadC family protein, translated to MAEQRDLFAPGVAEGAPIGVFSGGDGREDLQVRFAAFGFASLDEGDTLALVLEGCLPPGADTVAAADALMARFGGIGRVLGATEGDLARVIGGKAARQLALLHALLLRALEYPLCRRPVLTSSEAVRTYLRARLAALPREVFHVLFLDKKNQLIADERMAEGTVDHAPVYPREVVRRALELSASAVVLAHNHPSGDPAPSRADIDMTQQVVAAARALQIAVHDHLVVAGDQVASLRALGLM